The following are encoded together in the Parabacteroides chongii genome:
- a CDS encoding DUF4248 domain-containing protein → MEEKRNYCRVWAFYELALCYFPESTPKNASEKLTRWIRLSGNLKEKLTALDWKPGQKLLTPKQAMCIVNHLGEP, encoded by the coding sequence ATGGAAGAAAAGCGAAATTACTGCCGTGTCTGGGCATTTTACGAACTCGCCCTGTGTTATTTCCCAGAATCGACACCTAAGAATGCCAGTGAGAAGCTGACACGATGGATCAGGCTTTCGGGAAACCTCAAAGAGAAGCTGACCGCCCTGGACTGGAAACCGGGGCAGAAACTACTTACCCCCAAACAGGCTATGTGTATCGTCAATCATCTGGGTGAACCTTAG
- a CDS encoding DUF3987 domain-containing protein, which yields MKQNKEQQFSWYGSLYKTREEKRVTLSWLDAFIKGNSLQFITKEIRRLSAEGRHQEAKRTKLQLPAIAVSALFPNERLTEQAGEHTGYVLVDVDGMKTPVAEYMEQSKGFPWLALAYVSARGAGVHLIFRVETDTVHHAETCLALYDIVETTLGEAVDRGCTDITRTSLICHDAGCYYNPEATIFKINAVDTPSALSPEGKSYSTRQEGNSGQCREKTETKTNTEPLTETERLDLYLDQADRGNCWVKGQRHAQLVSLAFCLNRAGFGQQAVENECVRRYAEPDFDAKEICKTIASAYGKAQAEHGANRRENKVTGGKKLATLATFATKDTEKYPPVEEEEDIVVNQNVTPTLPYVDKDLFNAAPALLRDMIRPGLEGRQRDMATVSALTMLSTVMPHVRGSYHDGTIAPTLYLYIVARAGSGKGVINGMYQLLRPWHYYVRSKSASYVKKNREEIEAYEDAVARSKKNGKPVMITRPEEILQMELKIAGTITQAKLVQQLKANEHYPALMQESEIGVLIEAINNDHGKYTYLLNQIAHQEMIDRSSISGGTVSCDRPLMGLLTSGTFGQFARFIPSADDGLFSRFLAYTFNEAPKWKLLTSEDDSLNADRYYAEVGAAILEAGIFLDNNPTFVHYTEKQRNRMNHRFSRMSEQAQLFGDEDRLSVVHRLGRSHFCICMILAALRKVERQSTLDDQIVSDVDFDIAMMFVLMFQQHILTLSTMLKHDSDFTPLSDPNIYERFFNDLPSSFKTSQAKTIGVSLGIPERTIDRHLKRWIVEGLIIRLSVGKYQKKIDKYEG from the coding sequence ATGAAACAAAACAAAGAACAACAATTCTCCTGGTACGGCAGTCTTTACAAGACCAGGGAAGAAAAGAGAGTGACACTCAGCTGGCTCGATGCATTTATTAAAGGCAACTCTCTTCAGTTTATTACTAAAGAGATCCGGCGGCTAAGTGCCGAAGGTCGTCACCAGGAAGCCAAACGAACGAAACTGCAACTGCCCGCCATTGCCGTATCGGCACTCTTTCCCAACGAAAGACTGACGGAACAGGCTGGTGAGCATACCGGCTACGTGCTGGTGGACGTTGACGGCATGAAGACACCGGTTGCCGAATACATGGAGCAAAGCAAAGGCTTCCCCTGGCTGGCACTGGCTTATGTCAGTGCACGGGGAGCAGGCGTACATCTGATCTTCCGGGTGGAAACGGATACCGTGCATCATGCGGAGACCTGCCTGGCATTGTATGATATTGTTGAAACGACGCTGGGAGAAGCGGTAGACAGGGGATGCACCGACATCACGCGGACGAGCTTGATTTGCCACGATGCGGGGTGCTACTACAATCCGGAGGCAACGATATTCAAGATCAATGCCGTTGACACACCCTCTGCCCTCTCTCCTGAGGGGAAAAGTTACTCCACACGCCAGGAAGGTAACTCCGGACAGTGTAGGGAAAAGACGGAGACAAAGACAAATACGGAGCCGTTGACAGAGACGGAGCGACTGGACCTCTATCTGGACCAGGCGGACCGCGGAAACTGTTGGGTGAAAGGACAGCGCCATGCGCAGCTGGTCAGCCTGGCTTTTTGTCTGAACCGTGCAGGCTTCGGACAGCAGGCAGTCGAAAACGAATGCGTACGCCGTTATGCCGAACCCGATTTCGATGCGAAGGAAATCTGCAAAACAATCGCATCGGCATACGGCAAGGCACAGGCGGAGCATGGGGCAAACAGACGCGAAAACAAGGTGACCGGCGGCAAAAAGCTCGCCACTCTCGCCACTTTCGCCACTAAAGATACTGAAAAATACCCTCCTGTCGAAGAAGAAGAGGATATCGTTGTCAATCAAAACGTTACACCCACTCTACCCTATGTCGACAAGGACCTTTTCAATGCCGCTCCGGCCCTTTTGAGGGACATGATTCGTCCCGGTCTCGAAGGACGCCAGCGCGACATGGCGACGGTCTCCGCACTGACCATGCTATCCACTGTCATGCCTCACGTAAGAGGCAGCTATCATGACGGCACAATTGCACCCACGCTCTACCTCTACATCGTCGCACGTGCCGGCTCCGGCAAGGGAGTAATCAACGGGATGTACCAGCTACTCCGTCCCTGGCATTACTACGTACGCTCGAAATCGGCTTCGTATGTCAAGAAAAACAGGGAAGAGATAGAAGCGTACGAAGATGCCGTGGCACGAAGCAAGAAAAACGGAAAGCCGGTCATGATCACCCGACCGGAGGAAATTCTTCAGATGGAACTGAAAATTGCCGGCACCATCACCCAGGCGAAGCTCGTACAGCAGCTGAAAGCCAACGAACATTATCCCGCACTGATGCAGGAGTCGGAAATAGGTGTCCTGATCGAAGCCATCAACAACGATCATGGCAAATACACCTACCTGCTCAACCAAATTGCCCATCAGGAAATGATCGACCGTTCATCCATATCGGGCGGGACAGTGAGCTGCGACCGTCCGCTTATGGGACTGCTCACCAGCGGTACTTTCGGACAGTTTGCCCGTTTCATCCCGTCCGCCGACGACGGGCTCTTCAGCCGTTTCCTGGCTTACACCTTCAACGAGGCTCCCAAATGGAAACTGCTCACCAGCGAAGATGACAGCCTGAATGCAGACCGTTATTATGCAGAGGTTGGTGCCGCCATACTCGAAGCCGGTATCTTCCTCGACAATAACCCCACCTTCGTCCATTACACCGAAAAACAGCGAAACCGCATGAACCACCGTTTCTCCCGCATGTCGGAACAGGCACAGTTGTTCGGCGACGAAGACCGGCTGAGTGTTGTGCACCGTCTGGGACGTTCTCATTTCTGTATCTGCATGATCCTCGCCGCCCTGCGCAAAGTGGAGCGACAGAGCACCCTCGACGATCAGATCGTTTCAGATGTCGATTTCGACATTGCCATGATGTTTGTGCTCATGTTCCAGCAACATATACTCACATTGAGTACCATGTTAAAGCATGATTCAGATTTCACGCCCCTCTCCGATCCCAATATTTACGAACGTTTTTTCAATGACCTGCCCTCTTCTTTCAAAACCTCTCAGGCGAAGACCATCGGCGTGTCCCTGGGAATCCCCGAAAGGACCATCGACAGGCATTTGAAAAGATGGATAGTAGAAGGCCTAATCATCAGACTATCAGTCGGTAAATATCAAAAAAAGATTGATAAATATGAGGGGTGA
- a CDS encoding HU family DNA-binding protein yields MNKQQLINELTLQTGFTRTTVQKVFESLTGIITNELKQGGEIRLQGFAILSRWYQTERPARNPKTGAPHTIPARFSVKLKPGKLLLEELNNTQTKNK; encoded by the coding sequence ATGAACAAGCAACAATTAATCAACGAACTGACCCTTCAGACAGGGTTCACTCGCACTACAGTCCAAAAGGTTTTCGAATCTTTAACCGGTATCATCACCAACGAACTGAAGCAAGGTGGAGAAATCCGCCTGCAGGGTTTTGCTATCCTTTCAAGATGGTATCAGACCGAACGCCCGGCACGCAACCCCAAGACGGGTGCCCCTCATACCATCCCCGCACGTTTCTCCGTAAAGCTGAAACCGGGAAAACTACTTCTTGAAGAACTTAATAATACTCAAACTAAAAATAAATGA